AGGTCCACGGACTCGGTGAACCGCTTCCAGCAGTCCTCCGCGCTCTCTTCGTTCTCGTACGGCTCCCGCTCCAGGCGCCAGGCGACCTCGTCGGCGGGTGGCAGGTCGGCGGGGTCGGCGTACGGCGGGAAGTTGTATGCCGGCAGTCCGTGGAAACGCTCGACATGGTGCACGTAGGACAAGATCAGGCTCCTGAGACTCCGGGTCACGGGTTCGCGGACGCCATCCTCGCGTCTCCGGCCCGTCTCCGGCGGGCGCTTGCTTACCCCGCGGTGGGTAGCGCACCAAATAGTCGGTACTTGTGGGCAGAAGTCCGCCGCCCGAAGATCGGAAACGACCCCGATCCCGACCCCGTTGGCACCCCTGAAGGAGCACCCGCATGTCCGCCACCCCCAAGCCCGCCGTCTCCGTCATCGGCCTCGGCATGATGGGCACCGCCCTGGCCGTCGCCTTCCTCGGCGCCGGGCACCCGGTCACCGTCTGGAACAGATCGCCCGCCAAGACCGGACCGCTGGCCGCCCAGGGCGCCCTTCCGGTGGACACGGCCGCCGAGGCGGTCGCCGCGAGTCCGCTGGTGGTCGTCTGCCTCTCCACGTACGACACGGTCCGCGCCGTCCTCGAACCGCTCTCCGGCCGGTTCACCGGCAAGACCCTCGCCAACCTCACCAACGGCACCCCCGAGCAGGCGCGTTCACTCGCCGCCTGGGCGGCCAAGGAGGGCGCCGGGTATCTCGACGGCGGGATCATGGCCGTTCCGCAGATGATCGCGGGACCGCACGCGTACGCCCTCTACAGCGGTCCGCGGGAGGTCTTCGACGCGCACCGGGAGACGTTCGCGGCGCTCGGCGGCACGAAGTACGTCGGCGAGGACCCCGGACTGGCCGCGCTGTACGACCTGGCGCTGCTCACCGGCATGTACGGGATGATCATGGGGGTGATGCAGGCGTACGCCCTCGTCCGTACGGAGGCCATCGCGGCCACCGAGTTCTCGGAGCTGCTGGTGCCGTGGGTGGGCGCGATGCTCGGCGCCGCGCCCGCGTGGGCGGCGGCGATCGACTCGGGGAAGCACCTGACGGACGTGTCGAGTCTGGCCGTCAATCAGGAGGCGTTCCCGAACCTGCTGAACACGTTCGCCGCGCAGGGGGTGAGCGGCGAGCTGTTCGCCCCCGTCCAGGACCTGCTGGACCGCGCGATCGCCGAGGGGCACGCCGCCGACGGGCTGTCGCGCCTCGCCGACCTGCTGCGTACGCGGCCGGGTCAGCCGTTCCCCGTCTGAAGTTCCACAAGCCGAACTCCGTTGTCAGTGGCGGCCCTTAGTGTCTCCTGCATGGCGACGCTCCCCAATCCCCTGCCCGCTCTGGCCGCCGACCCCTCCGGGCGCTCGGCCGGGCTCCAACTGCCGCCCGGCAAGCTGGTCGACACGACCATCGACGGGACCTGGCACGAACCGCTTCTGTGGTACGCGGACGAGCCGGCGTCCCCGACCGCCTGGGCCGATCTGCTGCCTGCCCGCAGAACGGCCGGACTGCATCCGCTGCTCGTCCACGGTGGTCACCGCGAGCAGTGGCCCGAGGAGTGGGAGCTGAGCCCGGATTCGGTGTCGTATCCGGGTGACCACGACGCGGAGGACGTCCTCGCGGGCTCCTGGGAGGACGTGACGGAGGAGGACGAGTGGCCGGGCCTCGCGGCCCCGCAGGAGTCGTCCACCGATCCCGACAAGGAGGCGGCCGAAGTCGCCTCCATCCTTACTGACGAGGGCAGTTGGATGCACGGCGCGCGCGTCGCCCTGGTCCCGGCCCGCCGCAGCGCGGACATACCGGCGGCCATCGGCTGGACGGGGCCGGTGAACCACGAGGGCGACGTGGCGCGGCTGTCGGCGGTGCTGCGGTCGTGGGAGGACCGTTTCGGGATACGGGTGGTGGCGCTCACGTTCGACCAGCTGGTGGTCTCGGTGGCCGCACCGCCGACGACCCAGGAAGAGGCGGAGGCGGTCGCGGCGGAGCACTTCGCGTTCTGCCCGGACAACGTCAACCAGGGCCGCCACACCACGCTTCCGGCGTACGCGACACATCAGGTGCTGGGCCAGCCGGCGTGGACCTTCTGGTGGGACTGAACCGCCCCTCGATCACACGTCCTTGCGCCGCGCGATCCTCATGCCCGCCGCCACCCCTGCGGGCAGCGACAGGTGAGTATCGCGAGGGGCAACTGGCGTTTGACCATGCGTCGATGGTACGAAGCGTGCCTCCCCCCTAGCCACCGCGCAATCGGCCTGGATCGAGCGGCCCGGTCAGACCACGAACTCGCACCACACGACCTTGCCCGGATGCCGCTCCCCCACCCCCCACTTGTCGGCGACCGCCGCGACGAGCATGAGCCCGCGCCCCGTCTCCCCGTACGGCTCGCGGACAGTCGGCCGCCCGTCACCGCTGTCGTGCACCTCGACCCGGAACGCCCCGTCCGCGAGCAGCGACAGGCTCAGCAAGTAGCCGCGCCCCGGCGGAACTCCGTGCACCAGGGCGTTGGTTGCCAGCTCGCTCACGCACAGCAAGACATCGTCGAGCCGGTCGCCGAGCGCCCAGTCGATCACCGCCTCCCGTACGAACTGCCTGGCGGCGGGCACGGATCGGCGTTCGCGGCGGTAGAAGCGCTCGCGCGGGGCGGGGGGTGGATTGGTCTCATTCACAGGGCGATTGTCACTGGCTGTGAATACGCTTATGCAGTGCGCGCACCCGTACAAAGATTTCGTACGGGCGGTGCGGGCGTGACGTACGGACGGGGACGGGGAGTTGGACGGACATGCGCAGCAAAAAGCAACAGCGGAAGAACACGTCGGCGATGAAGCTCGTGGGCGCGCTGGTCGCCCTCTTCCGGGAGGCGGCGGGCCTGACCCAACGTCAACTCGCGGAGCGCGCCTGCGTACACACGGAGACGATCGCGTCGGTGGAGCAGGGCCGACGGCTGCTGAAGCCTGATCTGGCGGAGCTGCTGGATGAAGTGCTGGAGACAAAAGGTGCGTTGGCGACATCGGTGGATAACATGCCGGAGATCGACCGGTATCCGGTCTGGGCGGCGGCGTACATCGATCAGGAGCAGGAGGCGATCGCCATCTCCTGGTACGAGAACCAGGTGATCCCCGGCCTGCTCCAGACCGAGAACTACTCCTACGCCGTCTTCCAGAACGAGATCCCGGCACTCAGCCAGGACGAGATGCGTGTGCGCGTCGCCGCCCGCTCGGAACGCCAACAGATCCTGCACCGCAAGGTCCCACCCACATGCAGCTTCCTGATCGGCGAAGGCGCGCTCAACGACCGCCTGGGCTCCCCAGCCGTATTCATGGAACAGCTTTGCCATCTCCGGGAGAGCGCCGACCTCCCGGGCCTGACCCTTCAGATCATGCCGTTCGGCAGGGCCACCCACGCAGGGCTCTCCGGACCGTTCATCCTGCTGGAGACAGCCGATCATCAGCACCTCGCCTATGCCGAGACACAGCGGGGCAGCCTCTTCGTCGAAGACCCGGATGAGGTCAGCATCTTGGCGCGCAAATATGCGATGCTGCGGACGCAGGCCCTCAACACCGAAGAGACGAAGGGCCTGTTGGACCGGCTGCTAGGAGAGTAATGAGCACCGCACTGGAGTGGTTCAAGTCCAGCTACAGCACGGAGCAGGGCGGCGCATGCCTCGAAGTCGCCTACCACTGGCACAAGTCGAGCTACAGCACGGAGCAAGGCGGCAACTGCGTCGAGGTCGCCGCGCACCCCGCCGCCGTGCATGTCCGGGACTCCAAGGTCTCCAACGGCCCAGTACTCACCCTTGCCCCCGCCGCCTGGGCGGCCTTCACTGCGGACGTCGCCCGCTGACCGTCGCGCCCACTGCGCCGGTGAGGTGAATACCGCCCCCACACACGCCGTCAGCCGTGACTTTTGCGACCGTTCTGCGCCATAGACAGACCGGACCGTGAGGACTAAGACGAGCAGACGGGCTACCACCAGAGATGAAAGCCACACACACCCTGACCGTCCTGGGCGCGGCGGTGCTGGGCGCCGTACTCCCCGCCACCGGCGCCGCCGCGGACGAGACCCACACGAACTCTCACAACGGGGGTTTCACGCTGCTCTCGATCGGTCAGATCGATGACCCGGCAGAGGACGTCCTGGAACACGCGACGGTGTTCGGCGAGACGCACATCGTTGAGGGCGCGGAAGCACCGGAAGCGGCGGAAGCACCCGAGTCGGCCGACACCGCTTGAGGCGGTCCCGATCGTCAGACAATGACGGGGACGGTCTCGGAGGAATCGGTGGACCAGTTGGTGACGATGGGCTTGTCCACGGTGGCGGTGTCGGGGAGCTGAAGCTCGGCGGGGTCGGGGTCTTCTTCGGTGGTGGCGATGATGACGTTCTCGAATTCCACGCCGCCGTCGGTGTTGGTGGTCTTGGGGCTGATTCCGGTGTATGCCACGGCCTCGCCGCTGAGCTTGATGGGGTCTGCGCCACCCTGCCCGACGGGGGAGGCGACACCGTCGGCGTCCGAACCGAAGGACACGCTGGGGGTGTTGACGTCCAGGTAGCAGGTGATGCCGGACTTGGCCTTGGCAGTGACACGGTAGTAGCCGCCGGCCTGGGTCTCCGAAGTGACCGTGAAGTCCAGGTCGTTGGTACCGCAGGACTGCCCGTAGCCGCTCTTCCCGTCGTCACCGGACTCGCCCTTGTCGGCGGAGCCGCCGGAGTCGGAGGAGTTGTCGCTCCCCGCGCTCCCATCGCTCTCGTCGCTGCCGTCGCTGCCGTCGCTGCCGTCGGAGGCAACGGCGGAGGGCGCGGCCGAGCTGCCGGTGTCCGCGACCTCTTCGGGACCGCAGGCGGTCGTGGTGGCGGCGAGGGCCGTCACGGCCGCGGCGGCCAGGACGAGACGGGCGGAACGGGCGGCGAGACGCGAACGCATCATGATCTCCAACGGCTGTCGGTAGCGGTGTTCCCTGCTGACACCGACGACACTAGGAGCGAGTCGATCCTCAAATGATCCTGCGAATGTCCGGGTTCCGTCTCAGCGAATGGGTTCCAAAAAACGGCATTGGATTTGCAACAGCCCCAGCTCACAGGCCATTTCGCCCCGACGTGACCTGGTGGGAGGTGAAGGCCTGGCCGCTCGCGGAAATCCGCGTCACTCAGCCTCAGCCGTGTAGTGGGCGTGCTGGTTCCTTACGTGCAGGGTGTCAGGGTGATCAGGGCCGAGCACCCGCGTCCGATCACGCACCAGACCCGCATACAAATCCCGCGCCGCTGCCACATCACCCGCCTCAGCCGTACAGAAAGCGTGCCAATCCCGCGCCCGAAGCGTCTCCGGATCATCAGCCCCAAGCACCCGCGTCCGATCACGCACCAAACCCGCATACAAATCCCGCGCCGCTGCCACATCACCCGCCTCAGCCGTGTAGTGGACGTGCTGGTTCCTTACGTGCAGGGTGTCAGGGTGATCAGGGCCGAGCACCCGCGTCCGATCACGCACCAGACCCGCATACAAATCCCGCGCCGCTGCCACATCACCCGCCTCAGCCGTACAGAAAGCGTGCCAATCCCGCGCCCGAAGCGTCTCCGGATCATCAGCCCCAAGCACCCGCGTCCGATCACGCACCAAACCCGCATACGCATCCCGCGCACCAGCCGCATCACCCGCTTCAGCCAGCGCCCGTGCCTCAACGGTGCGTTCTTCCAGGTCCGCGGTAATGGGACGTGTCGTCGGCGGTGGTCGGAGCGGGTCCGTCGGGGCTGCGGATGTCGGACTGCCGAAGCCCTCGATCGCTGCCAGCGCCTTGGCGGGGAGCCAGCTTGCGGCGGCGTGGGGGGCGACGGTCCGGTCCCGATGCTGCCCGAACTCCTCCAACACCTGCCCCAGGGTGGGCCGTACTTCTGGCTCTTTGGCCAGGCACCGCCCTACCACGTCAACCAGCTCGCTGGGCAGGCCGTGCATGTTCGGCGGCTGATACAGCGTCTGTGCCAGGACATCACCCGCGCTCGGCCCCTCGAACGGTGCGTGCCCCGTTGCCGCGAACATCATCACCGCGCCCAGCGCAAACACATCACTGGCCGGCCCGGCCGCTCCCCGGATGTGCTCCGGGGCCATGAACCCCGAGGTGCCCATCACATTCGTGGAAGCCGTACCCACCACGTCCAGTGCCTTGGAGATCCCGAAATCGATCACTCGCGGCCCATCAGCGGTCACCAGCACATTCGCCGGCTTCAGGTCCCGGTGTACCAACTGCGCGCCATGGACGGACAACAGGGCCTCCGCGATACCGGCCGCGACCCACCACACGCCTGCCGGCGGCAGTACTCCAGCCCGCTCGATGAGGACGTCAAGCGGCGGTGCGGCAACGAACGCGACGGCCATCCAGAGCAGATCCGCGTCCGACGGAGACACTTCGACCACGGGCGCGGTGAACGCTCCACTCACCGCCCGAGCCGCTGATGCCTCCCGCACGAAACGCGCCCGGAACCCGTCCTCGTCCGCGAGATGCGGCCGGATCACCTTGACCGCGTACAACCGGGTGCCGAGACCACGAGCCAGGTAGACACGGCCCATTCCACCCTGCCCCAGTACCCGCAGCACCGTATAGGGACCCACCGTCGTCGGGTCCCGGTCTTCCAGCGGACTGCCCCACATCAAATCCGCCACGAAGCTCCCATCACGCGAACTGGCCCTCCGTGGCCCATCATTGCCGAATCGAGTAGATCAACGCCACCGCCGTGACAGGCCCGACCACCGATTAGAGGTCCGCACGCCGAACCACTGCTCGGCGCCGTACTCACCGCAGGCAACGCGCGTTCGAGTTCGTCACGCGGTCGAGGGCCACCGAGGTAGGTGCGCACCTCCGGCGAGGCGAACAGCTCGATGAACGCGGCACGGTCGCGGGCCTCGGACACGCGGAGCACGAGCCGTTCAGTACTGATCGGGGCAGGTGGCCAGGCGACGGGTCCGAGTCCGGTCATGGCAGGAGACTCCCTAGGGATACTGGTCCGGGTCGTTCACAGCTGCTGTCTCCCACTTCGACCCGCCGTTCGGGTAGTCGTACGAGGGCCGCCCCTGCCCGCCGCTCGTACGGAACGGCTTCCCCGCGTCGTCCACCCGGACCGTCCCCTGCCGACCGCCGCTGGACCACTGAAGTTCCAGGTACCAACTGACGTCACGGGCAGAGGCGTTCGCGGTGATGTAGAAGACCTCCGGGTCGGACTCGCTCACCTTGTAGGGGAAGTCGCGCTGGCCCGACTTCGGTACGGAGGCGGGGCGGCCCTCGTCCAGGTTCACGGCGAACGACTTGGTCGACACACCGCCGCCGCAGCCGACCCCCATACCGAAGTCGTTCCAGGCGAGCGGCTCCCCGCTCTCCACCACGCGCACGTCGAGCGACTTGAGTACGACGGTCTCGCTCCCGGTGCCCTGCACGGCCAGTTCGATGAACTGGCTGCCGCTCGCGACCGCGCCGAGCGCGCCCACCCAGCCGGGGGCGTCGGGCTCGGCGGGGGGCGGGGGGACCTGCTCCGGGGGGCGGTCGATCAGATAGCGCTGACTGCACGGGTTCTCGAAGGCGTACGGCTTGGTGCTCACCGTCACCGGCACCCCGCCGACCGCCCCCTTCCCGGCGTCGCCGCCCCCGTTCTCCTTCTCCCGCGGTGTCGCCTTGTCCGACGGACTCGCGCCGCGCGAGGGCGACTTGTCGGGGGACGGTGATCCCGACGGCGAGGCGGACGGCGGGGCCGACTCCGGCGCACCGCCGGCCTCGGTCTCGGACGCGACGGGTGAACGGTCGCTCGACGGGTCGTCGAGAGGACCGAAGACGAGGGCGGGTACGGCGACGGCCACGACGACCGCCGCGGCGGCGAGAGTGACGTACAGACGCTTCCTGCGGCGCGAGGGAGGCGTGGCGCCGACGGGCGGGCCGGCGTCGGGCGCAGGGGCTTCAGCCGGTTCAGCCGGTTCAGTCCGCTCGGAAGACCCGGAAGGCTCTTCCGCCTCCACCGCCCCCGCCGACGCGTTGGCCGGCGGCGCGGACCGCGACCGCCGCCGCGCCTCGTCCGCGAGAATCCACCGCCGGTGCAGCTCCACGAACTCCTCGCCCTTCGCCCCGCACAGCCGCCCGAACCGCTCCGCCACCGCGAAGTCGGCAGGCACGGCGTCGCCGTTGCAGTAGCGGTGCAGCGTGGACGTACTGACATGGAGCTTCGCGGCGAGCGCGCCGTAGCTCTGTCCCGAGCGGTTCTTCAGCTCGGTGAGCAGTTCGGCGAAAGCTCGGGATTCGGTCGTCGCCACTGGCGGTTCCCCTCCACGTACGTGTGCCACAGTGCGCGGCCGTTCCAGGAACGCGTCCCAGGGAAACATCATTCCCGCAGGTCAAAGCCGTCTCAGCGTTCCAGCTTCCCCCATTGTCCCTTGCCGATTGCGCCCGCTTCCGACCGCCCCGCAAGGTGAGTGCAGCACCCGCCGAACGAGGAGGAGCGATCCGAACCCGCCTCCGCGACAGCCTCGTCGATGCCGTGGCCGTCTGCGTACTCATCACCTGCACAGCCGTGCTGCTCGTGCTCATCAACCGCTACTGAACACACCACCACAACGGGAGACAGAGACTCATGCGTAACCTTCGATTCCGCTCGGCCGCCACCACCGCCACCACCGCGCTCGTGGCCGCACTCGCCCTCACCGCCTGCGGGCCGGACGACGTGGTCAACTCCACCCCGAAGCCCGACTCCACGGCCGCCGCCGGCACGGCCACGGACGCGCCGGACGCCAAGGAGAGTGAGCAGCCGCCCGCCGACCAGAACGCGGACAAGGGCAACGGAAACGACAACGCCAGCGACGCCAACGGCAGCGGCGACAGCAGCGCCGGCAAGGGCAGCTCCAAGACCAAGACCACCTCCTGCACCGGCGACAACACCAACGTCACCGTCACCAAGGTCAGCCGGCCCCTCAACCACCTGCTGGTGACCGCCACCAACACCGGCAGCGGCGACTGCCACGCCTACTACGCGCCCCTCCTCGGCTTCGACGAGGCCCAGGCCGTCACCCAGATCAACGAGGACAGCAAGCCGCAGGCCGTGGTCACCCTGTCGCCCGGCCAGTCGGCCTACGCCTCGATCGCGCTGGGCGGCGTCGACGGCGCCCCGACCACCGCGGCGTACAAGCTCAGCGTCGCCTTCTCGGGCCGCGACAACCAGGGGTCGGTGGGCTCGGGCGCGAACCTCACCCTCCCGAAGGAAACGGCGACCACCGCGGACACGTCGGTCTCCTACTGGCAGTCGACCATGGCCGACGCCCTGACCTGGTAGCCGGGGCGGCCGGTCACGCGCGGGCGGCTCAGAGCGCCCGCGCGACCTCCGTCGCCCAGTAGGTGAGGATCGTCCCCGCGCCGGCCCGCTTGATGCCGGTCAGGCTCTCCAGGATCGCCTTGTCCCGGTCGATCCAGCCCTTCTCGGCCGCCGCCTCGATCATCGCGTACTCACCACTGATCTGGTACGCGGCGACGGGCACGGCCACCTCGGCGGCGACCTTCGCGAGCACGTCCAGATACGGCCCGGCCGGCTTCACCATCACCATGTCCGCGCCCTCTTCGAGGTCGAGCGCCAACTCCCGGAGGGACTCACGGGAGTTGGCCGGGTCCTGCTGATAGGTCTTGCGGTCGCCCGTCAGCGACGAGCCGACCGCCTCCCGGAACGGGCCGTAGAACGCGGACGAATACTTCACCGCGTACGCCAGGACGGCCACGTCCTCCTTGCCGATGGTGTCCAGCGCGTCCCGTGCGACGCCGACCTGGCCGTCCATCATCCCGCTGGTCCCCACCACATGCGCACCCGCGTCGGCCTGCACCTGGGCCATCTCCGCGTACCGCTCCAGCGTCGCGTCGTTGTCGACGCGCCCGCCGGCGTCGAGCACCCCGCAGTGGCCGTGGTCGGTGTACTCGTCCAGACAGAGGTCGGACATGATCACCAGGTCGTCACCGACCTCCTCGCGCACGGCCCGGATCGCCACCTGGAGGATTCCCTCCGGGTCGGTCCCGGCCGTGCCGACCGCGTCCTTCTTCGCGTCCTCCGGCACCCCGAACAGCATGATCCCCGAGACGCCCGCGGACACGGCGTCCACGGCCGCCTTCCGCAGCGTGTCCAGGCTGTGCTGGACGACCCCGGGCATGGCCGAGATGGCCACGGGCTCGCCGACACCCTCCCGCACGAACGCGGGCAGGACCAGGTCGGCCGGGTGCAGCCGCGTCTCGGCGACCATGCGCCGCATCGCGGGGGTGGTCCGCAGCCGACGGGGCCGGGTGCCGGGGAAGGAACCGTACACAGTCATGGTGAGTCGCCTCATGAGTCCGGAAAGGGCGGTTGTTCGGTGCCCTTCCACGCTACGCCGCAAGGCCGGCTTCCCGGGACGGGTACCCCCGCCCCGGGACGCTCAGGTCGTACGCCGCCGCCTCGATCCCGGTCGCCGTTCGCTGGGCCGGGTGACCGTTTCTCCTGCCTCACGGGCCGCCTCCCGGCGCGCCGCGCCGAACGCCGCCAGCGCCTCAGCCAGCTTGTGCACCGAGGGCTCCGGCGCCAGCACGTCCACCCGCAGACCGTGCTCCTCCGCCGTCTTGGCGGTCGCCGGGCCGATGCACGCGATGACGGTCACGTTGTGCGGCTTGCCCGCGATGCCGACCAGATTCCGCACGGTGGACGACGAGGTGAACATCACCGCGTCGAAGCCCCCGCCCTTGATGGCCTCCCGCGTCTCGGCGGGCGGCGGCGACGCGCGCACGGTCCGGTAGGCCGTGACGTCGTCGACCTCCCAGCCCAGCTCGATCAGCCCGGCCACCAGCGTCTCCGTGGCGATGTCGGCGCGCGGCAGGAACACCCGGTCGATCGGGTCGAAGACCGGGTCGTACGGCGGCCAGTCCTCAAGGAGACCGGCTGCGGACTGCTCGCCGCTGGGCACCAGGTCCGGCTTGACGCCGAAGTCGACCAGCGCGGCGCCGGTCTGCTCGCCGACGGCGGCGACCTTGATCCCCGCGAAGGCACGGGCGTCCAGCCCGTACTCCTCGAACTTCTCCCTGACGGCCTTCACCGCGTTGACGGAGGTGAAGGCGATCCACTCGTAGCGCCCGGTGACGAGCCCCTTGACCGCGCGCTCCATCTGCTGGGGCGTACGAGGCGGTTCGACCGCGATGGTCGGGACCTCGTGCGGTACGGCCCCGTACGACCGAAGCTGGTCGGAGAGCGACGCGGCCTGCTCCTTCGTACGCGGGACGAGCACCTTCCAGCCGAACAGCTGCTTCGACTCGAACCACGCGAGCTGGTCGCGCTGCGCCGGCGCGCTGCGCTCCCCGACCACGGCTATGACCGGCTGGTGCCCGGCCGCCGACGGCAGGACCTTCGCCTGCTTCAGCGTGAGCGCGATCGTGCCGAGCGTCGCGGACCAGGTGCGCTGGCGCGTCGTCGTACCGGCGACGGTGACCGTCATCGGCGTGTCCGGCTTGCGGCCCGCGGCGACGAACTCGCCCGCGGTCGCGGCGACCGTGTCGAGCGTCGCCGAGACCACCACCGTGCCGTCGCTCGCGCCGAGTTCGGTCCAGCAGCGCTCACCGGCCGTACGGCTGTCGACGAACCTGACGTCGGTGCCCTGCGCGTCCCGCAGCGGCACGCCCGCGTAGGCGGGCACACCCACGGCGGCGGCGATACCGGGCACGACCTCGAAGGGAATGCCCGCAGCGGCGCACGCCAGCATCTCGGCGCCGGTGTCGCCGTCGAGACCGGGATCCCCGGTCACCGCACGGACGACCCGCTTGCCGCCCCGCGCGGCCTCCATGACAAGATTGACGGCATCCCTGATCGCGGGGATACCGGCGGCTGTTGACGCATCGTCAACAATCGTCAACTCAGGCGTGCTCACTCCCGCACGCGCATGGCCGCGTACGAGTTCGAGCACATCAGGCTCGGCGATCAGTACCTCCGCCCCCGCGAGCGCCTCGACGGCGCGGAGTGTCAGCAGACCCGGATCCCCGGGTCCGGCACCGAGGAAGGTGACGTGCCCTGATGCGGAGACGGCCGGATGATGGTCGGCGATGGGGCTCAAAGTGCTCGCTCCCCCATAAGACCGGCCGCACCCTTGGCGAGCATCTCGGACGCGAGTTCGCGACCGAGCGCGACGGCGTCGCCGTGCGACGTGGGTACGGGACCGGTGATGGACAACTGCACGAGCGTCGAGCCGTCGGTCGTGCCGACGACACCCCGCAGGCGCAGTTCGTTGACAAATCGCGCGTCCTGTCCGTCGCCCAGCAGGTCGGCCAGCGCACCCACAGGTGCGCTGCAGCCGGCCTCCAGGGCGGCGAGCAGGGAACGTTCCGCGGTGACGGCGATCCGCGTGTGCGGGTCGTCGAGGCCGGCGAGTGCGGCGGTGAGTTCCAGGTCGGAAGCCACGCATTCGACGGCGAGTGCCCCCTGGCCGGGGGCCGGCAGAACGGAGTCGACCGACAGGTAGTCGGTCACCTCGGCCGTCCTGCCGAGGCGGCCCAGACCGGCCGCGGCCAGCACGACCGCGTCGAGCTCACCGTCGTGGACGTAGCCGATCCGGGTGTCGATGTTCCCGCGTATCGGCACGGTCTCTATGAGACGGCCGTGGTCCCGGGCGTACGCGTTGAGCTGCGCGGTGCGCCGCGCGGAGCCCGTACCGATCCTGGCGCCGTGCGGCAGCCGGTCGAAGGTCAGCCCGTCGCGTGCGATGAGCACGTCCCTGGGGTCCTCACGGCGCGGTACGGCGGCCAGCGCCAGGGCGTCGGGCTGCGCGGTGGGCAGGTCCTTGAGCGAGTGGACGGCGAAGTCGACCTCACCGCGCAGCAGCGCGTCGCGCAGCGCGGTGACGAAGACACCGGTGCCGCCGATCTGGGACAGCTGCTCGCGGGAGGTGTCGCCGTACGTGGTGATCTCGACGAGCTCGACGGCCCGCCCGGTCAACTCCCGTACGGCGTCGGCCACTTGCCCGGACTGGGCCATGGCCAGTCTGCTGCGCCTGGTGCCGAGTCTCAGTGTCTTCCCGGTCATACCCGCCCTCGGTTCTTGACATCGACCGCGTTCCGGTCGCCGACCCCGCCCCGGTCCGCCCGGCTGACGGCGGCGACCGTCTGCGGGTCGAGGTCGAAAAGTTCGCGCAGCGCGTCGGCGTAACCGGCGCCGCCCGGCTCACCGGCGAGCTGCTTCACCCGCACGGTCGGAGCGTGCAGCAGTTTGTCCACGACGCGCCGTACGGTCTGGGTGATCTCCGCGCGC
The nucleotide sequence above comes from Streptomyces sp. NBC_01716. Encoded proteins:
- a CDS encoding DUF4232 domain-containing protein codes for the protein MRNLRFRSAATTATTALVAALALTACGPDDVVNSTPKPDSTAAAGTATDAPDAKESEQPPADQNADKGNGNDNASDANGSGDSSAGKGSSKTKTTSCTGDNTNVTVTKVSRPLNHLLVTATNTGSGDCHAYYAPLLGFDEAQAVTQINEDSKPQAVVTLSPGQSAYASIALGGVDGAPTTAAYKLSVAFSGRDNQGSVGSGANLTLPKETATTADTSVSYWQSTMADALTW
- a CDS encoding helix-turn-helix domain-containing protein → MATTESRAFAELLTELKNRSGQSYGALAAKLHVSTSTLHRYCNGDAVPADFAVAERFGRLCGAKGEEFVELHRRWILADEARRRSRSAPPANASAGAVEAEEPSGSSERTEPAEPAEAPAPDAGPPVGATPPSRRRKRLYVTLAAAAVVVAVAVPALVFGPLDDPSSDRSPVASETEAGGAPESAPPSASPSGSPSPDKSPSRGASPSDKATPREKENGGGDAGKGAVGGVPVTVSTKPYAFENPCSQRYLIDRPPEQVPPPPAEPDAPGWVGALGAVASGSQFIELAVQGTGSETVVLKSLDVRVVESGEPLAWNDFGMGVGCGGGVSTKSFAVNLDEGRPASVPKSGQRDFPYKVSESDPEVFYITANASARDVSWYLELQWSSGGRQGTVRVDDAGKPFRTSGGQGRPSYDYPNGGSKWETAAVNDPDQYP
- a CDS encoding ATP-binding protein gives rise to the protein MNETNPPPAPRERFYRRERRSVPAARQFVREAVIDWALGDRLDDVLLCVSELATNALVHGVPPGRGYLLSLSLLADGAFRVEVHDSGDGRPTVREPYGETGRGLMLVAAVADKWGVGERHPGKVVWCEFVV
- a CDS encoding DUF4253 domain-containing protein, encoding MATLPNPLPALAADPSGRSAGLQLPPGKLVDTTIDGTWHEPLLWYADEPASPTAWADLLPARRTAGLHPLLVHGGHREQWPEEWELSPDSVSYPGDHDAEDVLAGSWEDVTEEDEWPGLAAPQESSTDPDKEAAEVASILTDEGSWMHGARVALVPARRSADIPAAIGWTGPVNHEGDVARLSAVLRSWEDRFGIRVVALTFDQLVVSVAAPPTTQEEAEAVAAEHFAFCPDNVNQGRHTTLPAYATHQVLGQPAWTFWWD
- a CDS encoding NAD(P)-dependent oxidoreductase — its product is MSATPKPAVSVIGLGMMGTALAVAFLGAGHPVTVWNRSPAKTGPLAAQGALPVDTAAEAVAASPLVVVCLSTYDTVRAVLEPLSGRFTGKTLANLTNGTPEQARSLAAWAAKEGAGYLDGGIMAVPQMIAGPHAYALYSGPREVFDAHRETFAALGGTKYVGEDPGLAALYDLALLTGMYGMIMGVMQAYALVRTEAIAATEFSELLVPWVGAMLGAAPAWAAAIDSGKHLTDVSSLAVNQEAFPNLLNTFAAQGVSGELFAPVQDLLDRAIAEGHAADGLSRLADLLRTRPGQPFPV
- a CDS encoding serine/threonine-protein kinase; its protein translation is MADLMWGSPLEDRDPTTVGPYTVLRVLGQGGMGRVYLARGLGTRLYAVKVIRPHLADEDGFRARFVREASAARAVSGAFTAPVVEVSPSDADLLWMAVAFVAAPPLDVLIERAGVLPPAGVWWVAAGIAEALLSVHGAQLVHRDLKPANVLVTADGPRVIDFGISKALDVVGTASTNVMGTSGFMAPEHIRGAAGPASDVFALGAVMMFAATGHAPFEGPSAGDVLAQTLYQPPNMHGLPSELVDVVGRCLAKEPEVRPTLGQVLEEFGQHRDRTVAPHAAASWLPAKALAAIEGFGSPTSAAPTDPLRPPPTTRPITADLEERTVEARALAEAGDAAGARDAYAGLVRDRTRVLGADDPETLRARDWHAFCTAEAGDVAAARDLYAGLVRDRTRVLGPDHPDTLHVRNQHVHYTAEAGDVAAARDLYAGLVRDRTRVLGADDPETLRARDWHAFCTAEAGDVAAARDLYAGLVRDRTRVLGPDHPDTLHVRNQHAHYTAEAE
- a CDS encoding helix-turn-helix domain-containing protein: MRSKKQQRKNTSAMKLVGALVALFREAAGLTQRQLAERACVHTETIASVEQGRRLLKPDLAELLDEVLETKGALATSVDNMPEIDRYPVWAAAYIDQEQEAIAISWYENQVIPGLLQTENYSYAVFQNEIPALSQDEMRVRVAARSERQQILHRKVPPTCSFLIGEGALNDRLGSPAVFMEQLCHLRESADLPGLTLQIMPFGRATHAGLSGPFILLETADHQHLAYAETQRGSLFVEDPDEVSILARKYAMLRTQALNTEETKGLLDRLLGE
- a CDS encoding DUF397 domain-containing protein, with translation MSTALEWFKSSYSTEQGGACLEVAYHWHKSSYSTEQGGNCVEVAAHPAAVHVRDSKVSNGPVLTLAPAAWAAFTADVAR